The Chitinophaga niabensis genomic interval GAAGCCATCCTGGATGTGAAGCTGGACAGGCGCAACTTCCGCAAGAAGTTCTTTGCCATGGATTACCTGATAGACCTCAACGAAGAAGAACAGGAGGTAAGGCACCGCCCGGCCAAATTATATGGCTTCAACCAGGATAAGTACAACCAGCAACACAAGAAAAGTCTCGGGTTTTGATAGGATTTTAACCTCCCTCTAAAATAATTTCGTTGCGTCAAATGCTTTTCCCTATGCGTTTTGCAGGGTGGTATGCCCCTGCCATGGCCGATCCCCTATTCCTGCATATTTCGAGGAATTATGCGGGAAATTTGTTTTTTAACAAAATTTTAATTAAGATTGTGTAAGATATACACAGTGTGTATTCCTATTGATTTCACAGTAGCCAGACAACCAAAAATCTTAAAAGGACCAGAATCATTTTAAAATTCCAGAAGACCCGTTTTCGCTCGTCACAGTAGCCACTAAAGGTGGTTTCAAAAAATATTATATATCGCGTTTTATCGATTCCACGTTATGACCTGGCAGGATGGATGCATGTACATTTTTTCTGCTAAAGAGGCTGTTTACGAAGGTTTGGTCCTTTCTATGCAGCCTCTTTCGTTTTTATCCATTCCTAACCGATTGCGGTTGAACAATTTCCAAGGATTATCTCTTCTTGTTCAATTGATACTAATTCTCTGCTGCAACGTGCTACAGCCGCTATTTTCGTAACTTGCATTCCTTATGTCATATACACCACAACACAAGGTTCGCATTGTTACAGCAGCCGCTCTTTTTGATGGACACGATGCTGCCATCAATATCATGCGCCGGATCATGCAAAGTACGGGAGCAGAAGTGATCCACCTGGGCCATAACCGTTCTGCCGCAGAGATCGTTGACTGTGCCATCCAGGAAGATGCGCAGGGTATTGCCGTTACCTCTTATCAGGGAGGGCATATTGAGTTCTTCAAATACATGTACGACCTGTTGAAGGAAAAGAACTGTGGCCATATCCGCATTTTTGGTGGCGGTGGCGGTACCATCCTGCCTTCAGAAATTGAAGAGCTGCATGCTTATGGCATCACCCGGATCTATTCTCCGGATGATGGACGTAAGTTTGGTTTAGGTGGTATGATAGAAGATGTGGTGCGCCAGTGTGATTTTGAAACCGTGCAAAAAGGGGAATGGGACCTTGCCAAAATAAAACTTACGCAGAATGCTGCGCCTGAAATAGCCAAAGCCATCACTTACGCAGAGAACTTTGCCATGAATGGCCAACTGGCAGGGCTGAAAGCCCTGGCAGGAAAAACGCCTGTTCTTGGAATAACAGGTACCGGTGGTGCCGGTAAAAGTAGTGTAACGGATGAACTCGTTCGCCGCTTCTTGCATGAATATGAGAACAAAACCATCGCGGTTATTTCAGTAGACCCTTCCAAGAAAAAAACAGGCGGTGCTTTATTAGGAGACCGCATCCGGATGAACAGCATCCACCATCCCCGTGCGTACATGCGTTCCCTTGCCACCCGCGAAAGTGATAAGGCCATCAGCCTGCATATCCAGGAAGCAATAGATATCTGCAAAGCGGCAGCCTTTGACTTTATCATCCTGGAAACTTCCGGTATCGGGCAAAGTGATACCGCCATTGTGGACTATTGTGACGTGGCCTTATATATCATGACCCCGGAATATGGTGCTGCCTCTCAGCTGGAAAAGATCAACATGCTGGATTATGCAGACATGATCGCCATTAATAAATTTGATAAAGCCGGCGCACTGGATGCTTTGCATGATGTGCGCAAACAATATAAACGTAACAACGGATTATGGGATGCCAAAGATGAAGATCTGCCAGTGGTAGGTACCATTGCTTCCCAGTTCAACGACCCCGGTGTGAATCAATTATTCGGCAGGCTGATGCACCGCATCGTGGAAAAAACGGGCGTGCATTTCGGGGAAGACAAACCGGATAGGCCTGTGTATGAAACCTCTACCAAATCCCTGATCATTCCACCATCGCGGGTACGTTATCTCGCAGAGATCGGGGAAAGCATTGCAGCATATAGCAGCTGGGTAAATGAACAATGTGCTATTGCCACACAATGGTACCAGGTAGAAGGCGTGTTGAAAGTGCCGGGGCTTTCGCAGGTGGAAGAACTGGAAGAGATCAGCCGGCATTTGCAGTCTCAGCTGAATGCAGAATGTAAAGCCCTGATCACCGGCTGGCCTGCCTTGCAGGAGAAATATACAGCAGATCACTATGTCTTCCAGGTGAGGGACAAAGAGATCAAACTGCCTTTGTATACAGAAAGCCTTTCCCATTCCCGTATCCCTAAAATTTCTTTACCGCAGTATAAAGACTGGGGGGATATCCTCCGCTGGCAGTTGATGGAAAACCTGCCGGGAGAATTTCCTTATGCAGCAGGCGTGTTCCCGCTGAAACGGGAAGGAGAAGATCCAACGAGGATGTTTGCCGGAGAAGGTGGCCCGGAAAGAACGAACAAACGCTTCCATTACGTGTCTGTAGACCAGCCAGCCAAAAGGCTTTCCACGGCTTTTGACAGCGTAACATTATATGGAGAAGATCCTGCTTACCGCCCGGATATCTATGGAAAGATCGGTAACTCCGGCGTGAGCATTGCCACGGTGGATGATGCAAAGAAATTATACAGCGGCTTTGATCTCTGTGATCCCAAGACCTCTGTATCCATGACCATCAATGGACCCGCGCCAATCCTGCTGGCCTTCTTTATGAACGCCGCCATCGATCAGCAGTGCGAAAAATACATTGCAGAGAACGGATTAACCGATAAGGTGAATGCTATCATTAAAAAGAAATTCAAAGATCATCCGGTATACGCTGGTGCATTGCCGCATGGTAATAATGGACTGGGACTTCAGTTGCTGGGGATCTCAGGAAGCGATGTGCTGGAACCGGAAGTATATGAAAGGATAAAGGCACATGCATTAAGCACCGTGCGTGGTACCGTGCAGGCAGATATCCTGAAGGAAGATCAGGCACAGAACACCTGCATCTTCTCTACGGAATTTGCGCTGAAGCTGATGGGGGATGTGCAGGAATATTTCATTACACGTAAGGTGCGTAACTTCTATTCTGTGAGTATCTCCGGATACCATATTGCAGAAGCCGGCGCGAACCCCATTACACAGCTGGCATTTACGCTGGCCAATGGGTTCACTTACGTAGAGTATTACCTGAGCCGTGGCATGAACATCGATGATTTTGCACCGAACCTTTCCTTCTTCTTCAGTAATGGCATGGACCCTGAGTATGCCGTGATTGGCCGTGTTGCACGGAGGATCTGGGCAAAGGCCATCAAATATAAATACAAGGGGAACGACCGTTCGCAGAAACTGAAATATCATATTCAGACTTCCGGCCGCAGTTTACATGCACAGGAAATAGACTTCAATGATATCCGTACCACCTTGCAGGCATTGTATGCGATCTACGATAACTGTAACTCGTTGCATACAAATGCTTATGATGAAGCGATCACCACACCCACAGAAGAAAGTGTGCGCCGCGCAATGGCTATTCAGCTGATCATCAACAGAGAATTAGGCACCGCAAATAATGAAAACCCTAACCAGGGAAGTTTCTTTATCGAGGAACTAACAGACCTGGTGGAAGAAGCTGTGCTGGCTGAGTTTGAGCGGATCACGGAACGCGGTGGTGTGCTTGGAGCAATGGAAAGAATGTACCAGCGAAATAAGATCCAGGAAGAAAGCCTGTATTATGAATCACTGAAACATACCGGGGAGTTCCCGATCATTGGTGTGAATACCTTCCTGAATAAAAATGGTTCGCCTACAGTAATTCCAATGGAGGTGATCCGTTCCACCACAGATGAAAAAGAGTTCCAGATCAATACGCTGCTGTCTTTCAAAGAAAGGCATTCCTTTGATGCAGGAGAAAAGCTCAAACGCTTGCAGGAAGTGGCTGTGCAGAACGGGAACCTTTTCGAGGAGCTGATGGAAACAGTGAAGTATTGTTCGCTGGGAGAGATCACGAATGCCTTGTATGAAGTGGGCGGGCAGTATAGAAGGAATATGTAGGCTGTAGTGTGAGGTAGAACAACTGCCAGGGCTAAGTACACATGGTATAATGCCGGTCATATCAGATACAGTAACAAAAGCACCGTTCAACAAAGAACAAACGGATGAAGTGAGTGACACAACGGCGGCTGAATAAAGCGCAAAAGCTGGCTACATCAACATTCATATTATAAAAAGCCTGGGTATTCCAACACCCGGGCTTTTATATTATCTTTCCGGTATGCAACCGGCATCAACTTATCAACAACGCATCGACTTATTTAAGAAACAACTGGCACAAACGGAAGGTCACCTGAAGAACCTGAGCGTGGCGCGCCTTGTGTGTTTCATTGGTATATTATTTACAGGCTGGCAATACTTCAGTACCAACTTTGAACTGATCTGGATCATTTTTGTAGCCCTGCTTGTGACTGCTTTTGTAGCATCCCTTGTATTCTACCAGAAAGCAAAAGACCGCGAAGCCTTGCTGAGGGGCTTGCTAAGGCTGAACCAGAAAGAACTTCGTGTAGTCACTGAACAGGTCGCGGAGTTTGAGGACGGAGAGGAATTCATCAATGATCAGCATGATTTCTCAGGAGACCTGGATGTTTTTGGGCCTTCTTCTCTCTTTCAATACCTGAACAGAACAGGAACCTATTCCGGGAAACAGCACCTGGCCGCTACTTTACAAACACCATTAACAGCGCCTTCAAAGATAACAGCCGTGCAGGATGCCGTAAAAGTATTATCCGCAGAAATAGATTTCCGCCAGCACTTTACGGTACATGCAGCATTAGCGGATGAAGGAAAGGATGATGTACGGGGCATTCAACAATGGCTGGATGCGCCGATGCAATTCATTCATAAAAAAGCTTTGAACACCGCCAGTTGGGTAATGCCGGTATTCGTGCTATCGGCAATTGTGTATTATGCTGTGACTGGGAACTATGTTTATTTCCTGCTAAGCTTAATGGTGAACTGGTGCATCCTGCTGCTGAATGTAGCGAAAGTTACGGCCATGCATAACCTGCTCTCCAATAAAGAAAAGGTACTGAAGAAATTAGCGATGCTGCTGCAAATGATCAAACAGGCAGACTGGAAAGGATCTTCCCTGTTGCAGGAACAACAGCAAACTGCCGCAGAAGCTGATAAAGCCATGCATCAGCTGGCCAGGATCAGTAATCAACTGGACCAACGTCTCAATTTACTCGTGGGGGTGGTACTTAATTCTATCATGCTGTATGATCTGCATTGCGCATTTCGGCTGGAGCGCTGGAAGGAAAAGTATAAGAGTAAACTAAGCACATGGACGGGTGTGATCGCACAGCTGGAAACCACTAACAGCCTTGCTTCCTTTGCATATAATCATCCCAACTATACTTATCCGCAGATCACTGCCACGCAAGGTGTGAAAGGTACTGCCATAGGACATCCCCTGATCCCTGCCGCAGAGAGTGTAACGAATGACTGCAGCATCGGGCATGGGGAGCAGTTCTTAATTATTACGGGTTCCAACATGTCCGGTAAAAGTACTTTCCTGCGGAGTGTAGGGGTGAACTGGTTGCTGGCCATGACGGGTGCGCCGGTATGTGCAGCCAGTTTTTCCTGTAGCCCGCTGCGTATTATGACCTCCATGCGGATCAAAGATTCCATCGCGCGGCATACCTCCTACTTCCAGGCAGAATTGTTGCGCCTGCAGCATATTATTGAAGTATTAAAAACAGGGCAGCCGGTTTTCATTATCCTCGATGAAATACTCAAAGGCACCAACTCAGAAGATAAACTCTCCGGCTCCCAACAGCTGATCCGGCATTTCCTGCGTTACAGCTGTTTGGGTATGATTGCCACACATGACCTGGAACTGGGTGCCCTGGAAGCGGAAAACCCACAGCATATCCGGAATTATTGTTTCGAAAGCTCCCTGGAAAACGGGCAATTACATTTTGATTACCAGATGCGGCCCGGTATTGCCCGGAATAAGAATGCCACCTTCCTCATGAAACAGATGGGAATTATTTAATTGGTAGTTGCTAATAAAATTAGTACATTTACTAAAATTATTAGTGTCTATGACGCTCCCATTTTCCGACACACCACCAGAAAATCCATACTACAAAGGGAGAGGCGCCCAACTGAACCCAAAGAACAAGTTCCTGGCAGAGGAATACGCCAAAGAACATCCCGAAGCTATCGATGAATGGTGGCAGGCAGATGTGCCTACCCAGATCTTTGAGGAACATTCCAAAACCCTTGTGAATAAAGTGGACAGTCCTGATGTGGGCATGTGGTATTCCATGAACCCCTACCAGGGATGTGAGCATGGCTGTATCTATTGTTATGCGCGGAACTCCCATCAGTATTGGGGTTTCAGTGCAGGCCTGGATTTTGAAAGGAAGATCGTGGTCAAGAACAATGCGCCGGAGTTACTGCGTAAATTCCTGAACAACAAGAACTGGGTGCCTAAACCACTTTCGCTGTCCGGCAACACGGACTGTTACCAACCCATAGAACGCAAGATGTTCATCACCCGGCAATTGCTGGAAGTAGCCCTGGAATATAAACAGCCGATAGGCATCATCACCAAAAATTCCCTGGTGCTGAGAGATAAATACATCCTGCAGCAAATGGCGGAGCAGAAGCTGGTGTGCGTATACATCTCCCTCACTTCTTTACAGGAAGATCTGCGGCAGAAGATGGAACCCCGTACAGCCACTGCGGCCCAGCGGTTGAAGGTGATCAGGGAATTGTCTGAATTAGGGGTCCCGGTTGGAGTGATGACGGCGCCTATTATTCCCGGCTTAACAGATCATGAGATCCCGCGTTTGCTGGAGCAGGCTTCTGCAAATGGTGCTAAGTATGCGGGGTATACGGTAGTGCGTTTGAACGATGCCGTGAAGATCATCTTCAACGATTGGTTGTATAAGAATTTTCCGGACAGGGCAGATAAGGTGTGGCATCTGATCGAGAGCATGCATGGCGGGAAAGTGAATGATAGTGATTTTGGAAGAAGGATGCGTGGGGAAGGGAATATTGCAGAGTTGATCAAGCAGCAGTTTAAACTGCATACAAAGCGGCTGGGGATGAACCAGGAAAGGTTTGAGTTTAATACTTCGTTGTTTCAAAGGCCTACGAGCCAGTTGAGTTTGTTTTAGGGGGAATTGTTCTTACATTGCGGCTAAATATCAGTTACCTATGACGATCAAGACCCATCTAACAGCTGCATTGTTGCTATTAACCTGTTATGTTGCCAACGCCCAAAGCCCTACTACTGCTGATGGCATAATTTCAATCCGGGATGCACAGAACATCATATTAAAGAAGGCTACCAATACTTCAGGTCAGCTATACCTGGGATTTTATAATGCTGATAGCTCAAGACGGGGTTATTTGGGCTATGCATCGCCAGCTGGTGCCGGCAATTCTTTTTTTATCAGTAACGATGATGGAAGCCCAACAATAGTAAACCAACGATTATTCGTAAATGGTGTAACTGCAGATAATAATACGGCGTTACTGGTAAATGGCCATGCTACTGCCGTTGGCTTTATTGCCCGGCAACAGACAGGTATTCATGGTAACCGGGTATACTCCCTGGCAGATGGATTGGGCAGGGACAGATTTGCAATTGGTTTCAGAGATGTGGAGGGTGGAAGTAACACCGGCAGTAATTTTTCTATTTTCTCTTACAATGATAATGGTGATTTTGTAACTACTAATTTTACTATTAACAGGGCAACCGGCAATGTTGGAATCGGTACAACAGAACCGGGTGACTATAAGCTGGCTGTTGAGGGTACCATCGGTGCACGAAAAGTAAAAGTGACCACACAACAACCATGGGCCGATTTTGTATTTGACCCCGCTTATACGCTTCCTTCTTTAAAGCAGGTAGAAGCACATATCAGGGCGTATCGCCATTTGCCAGGCATTCCCTCTGCGAATGAAATAACAAAAAATGGATTGGACATAGGAGATATGCAGCAGAAGCAAATGCAAAAGATCGAAGAGCTTATGTTATATGTGATCGATCTCAATAAGAAGCTGGAGTTGCAGCAGCAAACAATACTGGAACA includes:
- a CDS encoding methylmalonyl-CoA mutase family protein; this translates as MSYTPQHKVRIVTAAALFDGHDAAINIMRRIMQSTGAEVIHLGHNRSAAEIVDCAIQEDAQGIAVTSYQGGHIEFFKYMYDLLKEKNCGHIRIFGGGGGTILPSEIEELHAYGITRIYSPDDGRKFGLGGMIEDVVRQCDFETVQKGEWDLAKIKLTQNAAPEIAKAITYAENFAMNGQLAGLKALAGKTPVLGITGTGGAGKSSVTDELVRRFLHEYENKTIAVISVDPSKKKTGGALLGDRIRMNSIHHPRAYMRSLATRESDKAISLHIQEAIDICKAAAFDFIILETSGIGQSDTAIVDYCDVALYIMTPEYGAASQLEKINMLDYADMIAINKFDKAGALDALHDVRKQYKRNNGLWDAKDEDLPVVGTIASQFNDPGVNQLFGRLMHRIVEKTGVHFGEDKPDRPVYETSTKSLIIPPSRVRYLAEIGESIAAYSSWVNEQCAIATQWYQVEGVLKVPGLSQVEELEEISRHLQSQLNAECKALITGWPALQEKYTADHYVFQVRDKEIKLPLYTESLSHSRIPKISLPQYKDWGDILRWQLMENLPGEFPYAAGVFPLKREGEDPTRMFAGEGGPERTNKRFHYVSVDQPAKRLSTAFDSVTLYGEDPAYRPDIYGKIGNSGVSIATVDDAKKLYSGFDLCDPKTSVSMTINGPAPILLAFFMNAAIDQQCEKYIAENGLTDKVNAIIKKKFKDHPVYAGALPHGNNGLGLQLLGISGSDVLEPEVYERIKAHALSTVRGTVQADILKEDQAQNTCIFSTEFALKLMGDVQEYFITRKVRNFYSVSISGYHIAEAGANPITQLAFTLANGFTYVEYYLSRGMNIDDFAPNLSFFFSNGMDPEYAVIGRVARRIWAKAIKYKYKGNDRSQKLKYHIQTSGRSLHAQEIDFNDIRTTLQALYAIYDNCNSLHTNAYDEAITTPTEESVRRAMAIQLIINRELGTANNENPNQGSFFIEELTDLVEEAVLAEFERITERGGVLGAMERMYQRNKIQEESLYYESLKHTGEFPIIGVNTFLNKNGSPTVIPMEVIRSTTDEKEFQINTLLSFKERHSFDAGEKLKRLQEVAVQNGNLFEELMETVKYCSLGEITNALYEVGGQYRRNM
- a CDS encoding MutS-related protein gives rise to the protein MQPASTYQQRIDLFKKQLAQTEGHLKNLSVARLVCFIGILFTGWQYFSTNFELIWIIFVALLVTAFVASLVFYQKAKDREALLRGLLRLNQKELRVVTEQVAEFEDGEEFINDQHDFSGDLDVFGPSSLFQYLNRTGTYSGKQHLAATLQTPLTAPSKITAVQDAVKVLSAEIDFRQHFTVHAALADEGKDDVRGIQQWLDAPMQFIHKKALNTASWVMPVFVLSAIVYYAVTGNYVYFLLSLMVNWCILLLNVAKVTAMHNLLSNKEKVLKKLAMLLQMIKQADWKGSSLLQEQQQTAAEADKAMHQLARISNQLDQRLNLLVGVVLNSIMLYDLHCAFRLERWKEKYKSKLSTWTGVIAQLETTNSLASFAYNHPNYTYPQITATQGVKGTAIGHPLIPAAESVTNDCSIGHGEQFLIITGSNMSGKSTFLRSVGVNWLLAMTGAPVCAASFSCSPLRIMTSMRIKDSIARHTSYFQAELLRLQHIIEVLKTGQPVFIILDEILKGTNSEDKLSGSQQLIRHFLRYSCLGMIATHDLELGALEAENPQHIRNYCFESSLENGQLHFDYQMRPGIARNKNATFLMKQMGII
- a CDS encoding PA0069 family radical SAM protein; this encodes MTLPFSDTPPENPYYKGRGAQLNPKNKFLAEEYAKEHPEAIDEWWQADVPTQIFEEHSKTLVNKVDSPDVGMWYSMNPYQGCEHGCIYCYARNSHQYWGFSAGLDFERKIVVKNNAPELLRKFLNNKNWVPKPLSLSGNTDCYQPIERKMFITRQLLEVALEYKQPIGIITKNSLVLRDKYILQQMAEQKLVCVYISLTSLQEDLRQKMEPRTATAAQRLKVIRELSELGVPVGVMTAPIIPGLTDHEIPRLLEQASANGAKYAGYTVVRLNDAVKIIFNDWLYKNFPDRADKVWHLIESMHGGKVNDSDFGRRMRGEGNIAELIKQQFKLHTKRLGMNQERFEFNTSLFQRPTSQLSLF